A window of the Garra rufa chromosome 10, GarRuf1.0, whole genome shotgun sequence genome harbors these coding sequences:
- the acin1a gene encoding uncharacterized protein acin1a isoform X1, which yields MADLEDVTLDGRPLHSLRVADLKAALEERGLPKSGQKNALVKRLKGALMLENLQKTSTHHIGLQPNSRIGEEMSQNSFIKQYLAKQQELLRQRLEREAREAAETDGTDHEDHTEANDNVCAVTNQDVAPSLVDQHKGGTAVAGGFGNESDELREKETPGQPSPSAPAQAGAIASLSVRVVGERGPTSSHVAADSDDDSEGGDDNDDEEEEWNAKAQRSRRAQPSRSQPVRERSGGSQQQQQPPPQHIPLLSQQLRQPTPPPSPPPELSFPLPDTPKQSPPSPGEPPSRQRISSSSSSGSSSSDSRSSSPEPAGDSSERRPGPLTLLARKMESEGAFSGAGKRDREGMDGQRSHHEGGVSAITHTANAASVLSYPSSVISNQGVSVVRSAVVEASDGVKLKENKKRERQREQERLKALEKEREEKALVEERAKVLERERQEREEALKRERALQREREEKEKALQREREERERLEREQALERERLEREQALERERQEKERLERERQEALERERVERERLEKERQEREQALERDRLERERLEKERQEREQALERERLERERQEREQALERERLERERLEKERREREQALERERLERERLEKERQEREQALERERLERERLEKERREREQALERERLERERLEKERQEREEALERERLEKERLEKERLEQEEALERERLERERLEKERQEREEALERERLEKERLEKERQEREEALERERLEKERLEKERQEREEALERERLEKERLEKERLEREQALERERLERERLEKERQEREEALERERLEKERLEKERQEREQALERERLEKERQEREKQEKEQALERERQEKERQEREQALERQEKERQEREQALERERLEKEAALEKERQEMERAKEQERLEKERALEKEREAALERERQEQERLEKEKALEEERLQKEQALEREREAQRKAEEERERALEKEREEQERALREEQQRALEERGRLLVQKRVQEEKEKALKHEKEEEREKERESRLPPLKRGRDIGGLSCPAAQPASQESPSGKPDESETGEPQSTGKDALSTEPVPQQSPTPATPLSPQSSSKKSRFLRDAPATTPLQSSPTSVLKRPRTFSDNPMPQAPSVPLASKPKEDAPQTSSGLVSAPHEPESKIPEVSAQQQAPKEEEKMETSKDSEASKDTKRKTLRRVEDEEKPSLPPPEEKKRGREKEKKEVGKKERNSSSSSDSSSSDSDSGSSSSSRSSSSSSSEEDEKSRSTSGGRKTKEVHKDSSSQATEKVGQTVAEKPPTAQRKKRVFTEQEEKDMGNEDVIQTKKPCLELQDETVTRGRKDDIDEDDTSKDTTSEVKEAVMAEPEKVPESIEESTTPKTFSARRISLGSSKQSPGVVSSEGEAEAASSAGAGRKRRWGSSTAVTAKKPSISITTDSLKSLIPDIKPALGQEAVLDLHPEEMHLSGEEEGGERGDQDLKIRRTVTQVVSSDTQENGQKESKRSEPEDEEQRSEGQDRLSQEEKMEGSIQVSMETEPLSPGRDVDMKTVTPSDTLIRRSISQQKSGVSITIDDPVRTAKQPSPPRGKLSNIVHVCNLVRPFTLGQLKELLNRTGTVVEEDFWIDKIKSHCYVTYSSAEEAMATRTALHGVKWPQSNPKFLSVDFCSQEELDFHRGLGPAGEKPTEEPRGAAATGPGRSVPLPLLPERDQWAEREREMERRERTRAEREWDRDKVRDFSKPGEEREAGAKRSRSRDRERRRKERGKSKERKTDKKEKGPEDPPAKLLDDLFRKTKAAPCIYWLPLTEEQAAQRAAARAERMREREKRRKEMEEEDKKREEERRERMKTGGAAGGEGERDRDRERDRDRGREREREGDKRKEGYRRPGGNSASGSRRSRSRSDPPPRDRRH from the exons ATGGCGGACCTCGAAGACGTTACGCTAGACGGGAGGCCGCTCCATTCGCTCCGGGTAGCGGATTTAAAGGCGGCATTGGAAGAGAGAGGGCTTCCAAAAAGCGGACAGAAGAATGCTCTCGTCAAGAGGCTTAAAGGG GCTCTCATGTTGGAGAACCTTCAGAAAACCTCCACTCATCACATTGGCCTGCAACCTAACTCCCGG ATTGGGGAGGAAATGAGTCAGAACAGCTTCATTAAACAGTACCTGGCCAAACAGCAAGAGCTTCTCAGGCAGCGCTTGGAGAGAGAAGCACGAGAGGCAGCTGAAACTGATG gaaCAGACCATGAAGACCACACAGAGGCCAATGACAATGTTTGTGCTGTCACTAACCAG GATGTTGCTCCCTCCTTAGTTGATCAACACAAAGGAGGTACAGCAGTAGCTGGGGGATTTGGAAATGAGAGTGATGAGCTGAGAGAAAAAGAAACACCTGGGCAGCCGTCCCCCTCCGCACCTGCACAGGCTGGCGCAATAGCCTCTTTATCGGTGAGGGTTGTTGGTGAAAGAGGACCAACTTCAAGCCATGTAGCTGCTGACAGTGATGATGACAGTGAAGGTGGGGATGACAatgatgatgaggaggaggagtGGAACGCCAAAGCTCAACGGAGTCGTCGAGCACAGCCTTCAAGAAGCCAACCGGTGAGGGAAAGATCTGGTGGCtcgcagcaacagcagcagccgCCCCCCCAACACATACCTTTACTATCACAACAGCTTAGACAGCCAACTCCTCCCCCATCCCCTCCTCCTGAACTCTCTTTTCCCCTCCCAGACACCCCTAAACAGAGCCCCCCTAGTCCCGGGGAGCCCCCATCTAGGCAGCGCATATCTAGCTCTTCAAGCTCTGGTAGTTCCAGTAGTGACAGTCGTAGCAGTAGCCCTGAACCAGCAGGCGACTCCTCAGAGCGCAGACCAGGCCCACTGACCTTACTGGCACGCAAGATGGAGTCTGAGGGAGCTTTCTCTGGAGCAGGAAAGCGTGATAGGGAGGGAATGGACGGACAGAGAAGCCACCATGAGGGAGGTGTGTCCGCAATTACCCACACAGCTAATGCAGCATCCGTTTTGTCATACCCTAGTTCAGTGATCTCCAACCAAGGTGTTAGTGTCGTCAGGTCAGCAGTGGTGGAAGCGAGTGATGGCGTGAagctgaaagaaaacaaaaagagggAAAGGCAACGAGAACAAGAGAGGCTGAAAGCCTTAGAAAAGGAGAGAGAGGAAAAGGCATTGGTAGAAGAGCGAGCAAAAGTTTTGGAACGGGAAAGACAGGAACGAGAAGAAGCTCTGAAACGTGAGAGGGCTTTACAGCGAGAAAGGGAAGAGAAAGAAAAGGCATTACAGCGGGAGAGAGAAGAGAGGGAAAGGCTTGAACGAGAGCAGGCTTTGGAAAGAGAGCGCCTCGAGAGAGAACAAGCTCTGGAACGAGAGAGGCAAGAGAAGGAGAGACTGGAGAGAGAAAGGCAAGAAGCTTTAGAGCGGGAGAGGGTGGAGAGAGAGAggctggagaaagaaagacaagaacgaGAACAAGCCTTAGAGCGGGACAGGCTTGAGAGAGAGAGACtcgagaaagaaagacaagaacgaGAACAAGCCTTAGAGCGGGAGAGgcttgagagagagagacaagaaCGAGAACAAGCCTTAGAGCGGGAGAGACTTGAGAGAGAAAGACTcgagaaagaaagacgtgaacgaGAACAAGCCTTAGAGCGGGAGAGACTTGAGAGAGAACGACttgagaaagaaagacaagaacgaGAACAAGCCTTAGAGCGGGAGAGACTTGAGAGAGAAAGACTcgagaaagaaagacgtgaacgaGAACAAGCCTTAGAGCGGGAGAGACTTGAGAGAGAACGACttgagaaagaaagacaagagcGAGAAGAAGCTCTAGAGAGGGAGAGATTGGAGAAAGAGCGGCTTGAGAAGGAAAGACTAGAACAAGAAGAAGCTCTAGAGAGGGAGAGATTGGAAAGAGAGCGGCTTGAGAAGGAAAGACAAGAACGAGAAGAAGCTCTAGAGAGGGAAAGGTTGGAGAAAGAGCGGCTTGAGAAGGAAAGACAAGAACGGGAAGAAGCTCTAGAGAGGGAAAGGTTAGAGAAAGAGCGGCTTGAGAAGGAAAGACAAGAACGAGAAGAAGCTCTAGAGAGGGAAAGGTTGGAGAAAGAGCGGCTTGAGAAGGAAAGGCTAGAACGAGAACAAGCTCTGGAGAGGGAGAGATTGGAGCGAGAACGGCTTGAAAAGGAAAGACAAGAACGAGAAGAAGCTCTAGAGAGGGAGCGTTTGGAAAAAGAGCGGCTTGAGAAGGAAAGACAAGAACGAGAACAAGCTCTAGAGAGGGAGCGGCTTGAGAAGGAAAGGCAGGAACGAGAGAAGCAAGAAAAAGAACAAGCTCTAGAAAGGGAGAGACAAGAGAAAGAAAGGCAGGAAAGAGAGCAAGCTTTGGAGAGACAAGAGAAAGAAAGGCAGGAAAGAGAGCAAGCTTTGGAGAGAGAAAGACTGGAAAAAGAAGCTGCTTTGGAGAAAGAGAGACAAGAAATGGAGAGGGCCAAAGAACAGGAAAGGCTGGAGAAAGAGAGGGCTTtggaaaaagaaagagaagctgCTCTGGAACGCGAGAGGCAAGAGCAAGAAAGACTTGAGAAAGAGAAAGCTTTGGAAGAAGAACGGTTGCAAAAAGAACAAGCTCTTGAGCGTGAGAGAGAAGCACAGAGGAAAGCAGAGGAGGAACGAGAGCGAGCTTTGGAAAAAGAAAGAGAGGAGCAGGAGAGGGCTTTAAGAGAAGAGCAGCAGAGAGCCTTGGAAGAAAGGGGGAGACTTTTGGTGCAAAAAAGAGTGCAGGAGGAAAAAGAAAAGGCTTTGAAGCATGAAAAAGAGGAGGAAcgtgagaaagaaagagaaagccgTCTTCCTCCGTTGAAGCGTGGTCGTGATATCGGTGGTCTCTCTTGTCCAGCGGCCCAACCTGCTTCTCAGGAGAGTCCATCGGGGAAGCCCGATGAGAGTGAGACTGGTGAACCGCAGAGCACTGGCAAAGATGCTCTATCTACAGAGCCTGTCCCACAACAATCACCCACACCTGCAACACCACTATCCCCTCAGTCTTCTTCAAAGAAGTCCCGCTTCCTCAGAGATGCTCCTGCGACAACTCCTCTCCAATCCTCTCCAACTTCTGTGCTGAAGAGACCTCGTACTTTCTCAGACAACCCGATGCCACAAGCCCCCTCAGTTCCGTTAGCATCTAAGCCAAAGGAAGATGCTCCTCAAACATCATCAGGCCTTGTTTCAGCACCCCATGAGCCTGAGAGCAAGATCCCTGAGGTGTCTGCCCAACAACAGGCACCAAAAGAGGAAGAGAAGATGGAGACATCAAAGGATAGTGAGGCAAGCAAGGACACTAAACGTAAGACACTCAGAAGAGTGGAGGATGAAGAGAAACCTTCTTTACCTCCTCCAGAGGAGAAGAAAAGAGGAAgagaaaaggaaaagaaagaagtggggaagaaagaaagaaattcatcATCCTCCAGCGATTCCTCCTCATCCGACTCGGATTCTGGGTCTTCATCCTCCTCACGCTCCTCCAGTTCATCATCATCAGAGGAGGATGAGAAAAGTCGTTCCACTTCAGGTGGTAGGAAG ACTAAAGAAGTCCATAAAGATTCTTCATCTCAGGCCACAGAAAAAGTTGGTCAAACTGTGGCTGAAAAGCCTCCTACAGCCCAGCGCAAAAAACGAGTCTTCACAGAGCAAGAGGAGAAAGACATGGGCAATGAGGATGTCATCCAAACCAAG aaacccTGCCTTGAACTACAAGATGAGACAGTAACAAGGGGAAGAAAGGACGATATTGACGAAGATGACACTAGCAAAGACACTACCAG TGAAGTGAAGGAGGCCGTCATGGCGGAGCCTGAAAAGGTTCCAGAGAGCATTGAGGAG AGCACTACGCCAAAGACCTTCTCTGCCCGAAGGATTTCTCTCGGCA GCAGCAAACAGTCTCCTGGGGTGGTGAGTTCGGAGGGGGAAGCGGAGGCCGCAAGCAGTGCTGGCGCTGGCAGGAAGAGGAGATGGGGCTCCAGTACAGCTGTCACTGCCAAGAAACCCTCCATCAGTATCACCACTGACTCTTTGAAG TCTTTAATACCAGACATCAAGCCTGCCTTGGGTCAGGAGGCTGTGTTAGACCTGCATCCAGAGGAGATGCATCTCTCTGGGGAGGAGGAAGGAGGAGAGAGGGGCGACCAAGACTTGAAAATTAGACGAACTGTAACACAG GTTGTGTCATCTGACACACAAGAGAATGGACAGAAAGAATCCAAAAGAAGTGAACCTGAGGATGAGGAACAAAGAAGTGAAGGGCAGGATAGACTTAGCCAGGAGGAAAAAATGGAAGGCTCCATTCAGGTTTCCATGGAAACGGAGCCGTTGTCCCCTGGGCGAGACGTTGATATGAAGACAG TCACTCCCAGTGACACACTGATTCGACGTTCCATTAGCCAGCAGAAGTCGGGCGTGAGTATAACCATCGATGACCCGGTCCGCACAGCCAAACAGCCCTCTCCTCCTCGTGGAAAGCTGTCTAACATTGTCCATGTCTGCAACCTG GTGAGGCCGTTTACCCTGGGGCAGTTGAAGGAGTTGTTGAACCGCACAGGGACTGTAGTGGAGGAAGATTTCTGGATTGACAAGATTAAATCTCACTGTTACGTCACA TACTCTAGTGCAGAAGAGGCGATGGCCACTCGTACAGCACTACATGGGGTTAAATGGCCCCAAAGTAACCCTAAGTTCCTTAGTGTTGATTTCTGCTCGCAAGAGGAG TTGGACTTCCACAGGGGTTTGGGTCCAGCAGGAGAAAAGCCAACAGAGGAGCCTCGTGGGGCGGCAGCCACTGGGCCTGGCCGTTCAGTACCTCTGCCTCTCCTACCGGAGCGTGATCAGTGGGCAGAACGAGAACGGGAAATGGAAAGGAGGGAGAGAACGCGTGcagagagggaatgggacagagATAAAGTGAGAGACTTCAGCAAACCTGGAGAGGAGCGGGAAGCTGGGGCCAAAAGATCACGTTCACGAGATCGCGAGAGGCGGCGCAAGGAAAGAGGCAAGAGCAAGGAGAGAAAAACAGATAAGAAGG AAAAAGGACCAGAGGATCCACCTGCCAAACTGCTGGATGACCTCTTCCGCAAAACCAAAGCGGCTCCATGCATCTACTGGCTCCCCCTCACTGAGGAGCAG GCGGCACAGAGGGCAGCGGCTCGTGCCGAGCGCATGAGGGAAAGAGAGAAGAGGAGGAAGGAGATGGAAGAGGAGGATAAGAAACGTGAGGAGGAGCGGCGAGAGAGGATGAAGACCGGCGGGGCCGCCGGAGGGGAAGGTGAGAGAGACCGTGACAGAGAACGAGACCGAGACAGAGGTCGGGAAAGGGAGCGAGAGGGGGATAAACGAAAGGAGGGATACCGCAGGCCTGGCGGAAACAGCGCAAGCGGGAGCAGGAGGTCACGAAGCCGCAGCGACCCTCCGCCCAGAGATCGACGACACTAA
- the acin1a gene encoding uncharacterized protein acin1a isoform X2 has product MADLEDVTLDGRPLHSLRVADLKAALEERGLPKSGQKNALVKRLKGALMLENLQKTSTHHIGLQPNSRIGEEMSQNSFIKQYLAKQQELLRQRLEREAREAAETDGTDHEDHTEANDNVCAVTNQDVAPSLVDQHKGGTAVAGGFGNESDELREKETPGQPSPSAPAQAGAIASLSVRVVGERGPTSSHVAADSDDDSEGGDDNDDEEEEWNAKAQRSRRAQPSRSQPVRERSGGSQQQQQPPPQHIPLLSQQLRQPTPPPSPPPELSFPLPDTPKQSPPSPGEPPSRQRISSSSSSGSSSSDSRSSSPEPAGDSSERRPGPLTLLARKMESEGAFSGAGKRDREGMDGQRSHHEGGVSAITHTANAASVLSYPSSVISNQGVSVVRSAVVEASDGVKLKENKKRERQREQERLKALEKEREEKALVEERAKVLERERQEREEALKRERALQREREEKEKALQREREERERLEREQALERERLEREQALERERQEKERLERERQEALERERVERERLEKERQEREQALERDRLERERLEKERQEREQALERERLERERQEREQALERERLERERLEKERREREQALERERLERERLEKERQEREQALERERLERERLEKERREREQALERERLERERLEKERQEREEALERERLEKERLEKERLEQEEALERERLERERLEKERQEREEALERERLEKERLEKERQEREEALERERLEKERLEKERQEREEALERERLEKERLEKERLEREQALERERLERERLEKERQEREEALERERLEKERLEKERQEREQALERERLEKERQEREKQEKEQALERERQEKERQEREQALERQEKERQEREQALERERLEKEAALEKERQEMERAKEQERLEKERALEKEREAALERERQEQERLEKEKALEEERLQKEQALEREREAQRKAEEERERALEKEREEQERALREEQQRALEERGRLLVQKRVQEEKEKALKHEKEEEREKERESRLPPLKRGRDIGGLSCPAAQPASQESPSGKPDESETGEPQSTGKDALSTEPVPQQSPTPATPLSPQSSSKKSRFLRDAPATTPLQSSPTSVLKRPRTFSDNPMPQAPSVPLASKPKEDAPQTSSGLVSAPHEPESKIPEVSAQQQAPKEEEKMETSKDSEASKDTKRKTLRRVEDEEKPSLPPPEEKKRGREKEKKEVGKKERNSSSSSDSSSSDSDSGSSSSSRSSSSSSSEEDEKSRSTSGGRKTKEVHKDSSSQATEKVGQTVAEKPPTAQRKKRVFTEQEEKDMGNEDVIQTKKPCLELQDETVTRGRKDDIDEDDTSKDTTSSEVKEAVMAEPEKVPESIEESTTPKTFSARRISLGSSKQSPGVVSSEGEAEAASSAGAGRKRRWGSSTAVTAKKPSISITTDSLKSLIPDIKPALGQEAVLDLHPEEMHLSGEEEGGERGDQDLKIRRTVTQVVSSDTQENGQKESKRSEPEDEEQRSEGQDRLSQEEKMEGSIQVSMETEPLSPGRDVDMKTVTPSDTLIRRSISQQKSGVSITIDDPVRTAKQPSPPRGKLSNIVHVCNLVRPFTLGQLKELLNRTGTVVEEDFWIDKIKSHCYVTYSSAEEAMATRTALHGVKWPQSNPKFLSVDFCSQEELDFHRGLGPAGEKPTEEPRGAAATGPGRSVPLPLLPERDQWAEREREMERRERTRAEREWDRDKVRDFSKPGEEREAGAKRSRSRDRERRRKERGKSKERKTDKKEKGPEDPPAKLLDDLFRKTKAAPCIYWLPLTEEQAAQRAAARAERMREREKRRKEMEEEDKKREEERRERMKTGGAAGGEGERDRDRERDRDRGREREREGDKRKEGYRRPGGNSASGSRRSRSRSDPPPRDRRH; this is encoded by the exons ATGGCGGACCTCGAAGACGTTACGCTAGACGGGAGGCCGCTCCATTCGCTCCGGGTAGCGGATTTAAAGGCGGCATTGGAAGAGAGAGGGCTTCCAAAAAGCGGACAGAAGAATGCTCTCGTCAAGAGGCTTAAAGGG GCTCTCATGTTGGAGAACCTTCAGAAAACCTCCACTCATCACATTGGCCTGCAACCTAACTCCCGG ATTGGGGAGGAAATGAGTCAGAACAGCTTCATTAAACAGTACCTGGCCAAACAGCAAGAGCTTCTCAGGCAGCGCTTGGAGAGAGAAGCACGAGAGGCAGCTGAAACTGATG gaaCAGACCATGAAGACCACACAGAGGCCAATGACAATGTTTGTGCTGTCACTAACCAG GATGTTGCTCCCTCCTTAGTTGATCAACACAAAGGAGGTACAGCAGTAGCTGGGGGATTTGGAAATGAGAGTGATGAGCTGAGAGAAAAAGAAACACCTGGGCAGCCGTCCCCCTCCGCACCTGCACAGGCTGGCGCAATAGCCTCTTTATCGGTGAGGGTTGTTGGTGAAAGAGGACCAACTTCAAGCCATGTAGCTGCTGACAGTGATGATGACAGTGAAGGTGGGGATGACAatgatgatgaggaggaggagtGGAACGCCAAAGCTCAACGGAGTCGTCGAGCACAGCCTTCAAGAAGCCAACCGGTGAGGGAAAGATCTGGTGGCtcgcagcaacagcagcagccgCCCCCCCAACACATACCTTTACTATCACAACAGCTTAGACAGCCAACTCCTCCCCCATCCCCTCCTCCTGAACTCTCTTTTCCCCTCCCAGACACCCCTAAACAGAGCCCCCCTAGTCCCGGGGAGCCCCCATCTAGGCAGCGCATATCTAGCTCTTCAAGCTCTGGTAGTTCCAGTAGTGACAGTCGTAGCAGTAGCCCTGAACCAGCAGGCGACTCCTCAGAGCGCAGACCAGGCCCACTGACCTTACTGGCACGCAAGATGGAGTCTGAGGGAGCTTTCTCTGGAGCAGGAAAGCGTGATAGGGAGGGAATGGACGGACAGAGAAGCCACCATGAGGGAGGTGTGTCCGCAATTACCCACACAGCTAATGCAGCATCCGTTTTGTCATACCCTAGTTCAGTGATCTCCAACCAAGGTGTTAGTGTCGTCAGGTCAGCAGTGGTGGAAGCGAGTGATGGCGTGAagctgaaagaaaacaaaaagagggAAAGGCAACGAGAACAAGAGAGGCTGAAAGCCTTAGAAAAGGAGAGAGAGGAAAAGGCATTGGTAGAAGAGCGAGCAAAAGTTTTGGAACGGGAAAGACAGGAACGAGAAGAAGCTCTGAAACGTGAGAGGGCTTTACAGCGAGAAAGGGAAGAGAAAGAAAAGGCATTACAGCGGGAGAGAGAAGAGAGGGAAAGGCTTGAACGAGAGCAGGCTTTGGAAAGAGAGCGCCTCGAGAGAGAACAAGCTCTGGAACGAGAGAGGCAAGAGAAGGAGAGACTGGAGAGAGAAAGGCAAGAAGCTTTAGAGCGGGAGAGGGTGGAGAGAGAGAggctggagaaagaaagacaagaacgaGAACAAGCCTTAGAGCGGGACAGGCTTGAGAGAGAGAGACtcgagaaagaaagacaagaacgaGAACAAGCCTTAGAGCGGGAGAGgcttgagagagagagacaagaaCGAGAACAAGCCTTAGAGCGGGAGAGACTTGAGAGAGAAAGACTcgagaaagaaagacgtgaacgaGAACAAGCCTTAGAGCGGGAGAGACTTGAGAGAGAACGACttgagaaagaaagacaagaacgaGAACAAGCCTTAGAGCGGGAGAGACTTGAGAGAGAAAGACTcgagaaagaaagacgtgaacgaGAACAAGCCTTAGAGCGGGAGAGACTTGAGAGAGAACGACttgagaaagaaagacaagagcGAGAAGAAGCTCTAGAGAGGGAGAGATTGGAGAAAGAGCGGCTTGAGAAGGAAAGACTAGAACAAGAAGAAGCTCTAGAGAGGGAGAGATTGGAAAGAGAGCGGCTTGAGAAGGAAAGACAAGAACGAGAAGAAGCTCTAGAGAGGGAAAGGTTGGAGAAAGAGCGGCTTGAGAAGGAAAGACAAGAACGGGAAGAAGCTCTAGAGAGGGAAAGGTTAGAGAAAGAGCGGCTTGAGAAGGAAAGACAAGAACGAGAAGAAGCTCTAGAGAGGGAAAGGTTGGAGAAAGAGCGGCTTGAGAAGGAAAGGCTAGAACGAGAACAAGCTCTGGAGAGGGAGAGATTGGAGCGAGAACGGCTTGAAAAGGAAAGACAAGAACGAGAAGAAGCTCTAGAGAGGGAGCGTTTGGAAAAAGAGCGGCTTGAGAAGGAAAGACAAGAACGAGAACAAGCTCTAGAGAGGGAGCGGCTTGAGAAGGAAAGGCAGGAACGAGAGAAGCAAGAAAAAGAACAAGCTCTAGAAAGGGAGAGACAAGAGAAAGAAAGGCAGGAAAGAGAGCAAGCTTTGGAGAGACAAGAGAAAGAAAGGCAGGAAAGAGAGCAAGCTTTGGAGAGAGAAAGACTGGAAAAAGAAGCTGCTTTGGAGAAAGAGAGACAAGAAATGGAGAGGGCCAAAGAACAGGAAAGGCTGGAGAAAGAGAGGGCTTtggaaaaagaaagagaagctgCTCTGGAACGCGAGAGGCAAGAGCAAGAAAGACTTGAGAAAGAGAAAGCTTTGGAAGAAGAACGGTTGCAAAAAGAACAAGCTCTTGAGCGTGAGAGAGAAGCACAGAGGAAAGCAGAGGAGGAACGAGAGCGAGCTTTGGAAAAAGAAAGAGAGGAGCAGGAGAGGGCTTTAAGAGAAGAGCAGCAGAGAGCCTTGGAAGAAAGGGGGAGACTTTTGGTGCAAAAAAGAGTGCAGGAGGAAAAAGAAAAGGCTTTGAAGCATGAAAAAGAGGAGGAAcgtgagaaagaaagagaaagccgTCTTCCTCCGTTGAAGCGTGGTCGTGATATCGGTGGTCTCTCTTGTCCAGCGGCCCAACCTGCTTCTCAGGAGAGTCCATCGGGGAAGCCCGATGAGAGTGAGACTGGTGAACCGCAGAGCACTGGCAAAGATGCTCTATCTACAGAGCCTGTCCCACAACAATCACCCACACCTGCAACACCACTATCCCCTCAGTCTTCTTCAAAGAAGTCCCGCTTCCTCAGAGATGCTCCTGCGACAACTCCTCTCCAATCCTCTCCAACTTCTGTGCTGAAGAGACCTCGTACTTTCTCAGACAACCCGATGCCACAAGCCCCCTCAGTTCCGTTAGCATCTAAGCCAAAGGAAGATGCTCCTCAAACATCATCAGGCCTTGTTTCAGCACCCCATGAGCCTGAGAGCAAGATCCCTGAGGTGTCTGCCCAACAACAGGCACCAAAAGAGGAAGAGAAGATGGAGACATCAAAGGATAGTGAGGCAAGCAAGGACACTAAACGTAAGACACTCAGAAGAGTGGAGGATGAAGAGAAACCTTCTTTACCTCCTCCAGAGGAGAAGAAAAGAGGAAgagaaaaggaaaagaaagaagtggggaagaaagaaagaaattcatcATCCTCCAGCGATTCCTCCTCATCCGACTCGGATTCTGGGTCTTCATCCTCCTCACGCTCCTCCAGTTCATCATCATCAGAGGAGGATGAGAAAAGTCGTTCCACTTCAGGTGGTAGGAAG ACTAAAGAAGTCCATAAAGATTCTTCATCTCAGGCCACAGAAAAAGTTGGTCAAACTGTGGCTGAAAAGCCTCCTACAGCCCAGCGCAAAAAACGAGTCTTCACAGAGCAAGAGGAGAAAGACATGGGCAATGAGGATGTCATCCAAACCAAG aaacccTGCCTTGAACTACAAGATGAGACAGTAACAAGGGGAAGAAAGGACGATATTGACGAAGATGACACTAGCAAAGACACTACCAG TAGTGAAGTGAAGGAGGCCGTCATGGCGGAGCCTGAAAAGGTTCCAGAGAGCATTGAGGAG AGCACTACGCCAAAGACCTTCTCTGCCCGAAGGATTTCTCTCGGCA GCAGCAAACAGTCTCCTGGGGTGGTGAGTTCGGAGGGGGAAGCGGAGGCCGCAAGCAGTGCTGGCGCTGGCAGGAAGAGGAGATGGGGCTCCAGTACAGCTGTCACTGCCAAGAAACCCTCCATCAGTATCACCACTGACTCTTTGAAG TCTTTAATACCAGACATCAAGCCTGCCTTGGGTCAGGAGGCTGTGTTAGACCTGCATCCAGAGGAGATGCATCTCTCTGGGGAGGAGGAAGGAGGAGAGAGGGGCGACCAAGACTTGAAAATTAGACGAACTGTAACACAG GTTGTGTCATCTGACACACAAGAGAATGGACAGAAAGAATCCAAAAGAAGTGAACCTGAGGATGAGGAACAAAGAAGTGAAGGGCAGGATAGACTTAGCCAGGAGGAAAAAATGGAAGGCTCCATTCAGGTTTCCATGGAAACGGAGCCGTTGTCCCCTGGGCGAGACGTTGATATGAAGACAG TCACTCCCAGTGACACACTGATTCGACGTTCCATTAGCCAGCAGAAGTCGGGCGTGAGTATAACCATCGATGACCCGGTCCGCACAGCCAAACAGCCCTCTCCTCCTCGTGGAAAGCTGTCTAACATTGTCCATGTCTGCAACCTG GTGAGGCCGTTTACCCTGGGGCAGTTGAAGGAGTTGTTGAACCGCACAGGGACTGTAGTGGAGGAAGATTTCTGGATTGACAAGATTAAATCTCACTGTTACGTCACA TACTCTAGTGCAGAAGAGGCGATGGCCACTCGTACAGCACTACATGGGGTTAAATGGCCCCAAAGTAACCCTAAGTTCCTTAGTGTTGATTTCTGCTCGCAAGAGGAG TTGGACTTCCACAGGGGTTTGGGTCCAGCAGGAGAAAAGCCAACAGAGGAGCCTCGTGGGGCGGCAGCCACTGGGCCTGGCCGTTCAGTACCTCTGCCTCTCCTACCGGAGCGTGATCAGTGGGCAGAACGAGAACGGGAAATGGAAAGGAGGGAGAGAACGCGTGcagagagggaatgggacagagATAAAGTGAGAGACTTCAGCAAACCTGGAGAGGAGCGGGAAGCTGGGGCCAAAAGATCACGTTCACGAGATCGCGAGAGGCGGCGCAAGGAAAGAGGCAAGAGCAAGGAGAGAAAAACAGATAAGAAGG AAAAAGGACCAGAGGATCCACCTGCCAAACTGCTGGATGACCTCTTCCGCAAAACCAAAGCGGCTCCATGCATCTACTGGCTCCCCCTCACTGAGGAGCAG GCGGCACAGAGGGCAGCGGCTCGTGCCGAGCGCATGAGGGAAAGAGAGAAGAGGAGGAAGGAGATGGAAGAGGAGGATAAGAAACGTGAGGAGGAGCGGCGAGAGAGGATGAAGACCGGCGGGGCCGCCGGAGGGGAAGGTGAGAGAGACCGTGACAGAGAACGAGACCGAGACAGAGGTCGGGAAAGGGAGCGAGAGGGGGATAAACGAAAGGAGGGATACCGCAGGCCTGGCGGAAACAGCGCAAGCGGGAGCAGGAGGTCACGAAGCCGCAGCGACCCTCCGCCCAGAGATCGACGACACTAA